A window from Nycticebus coucang isolate mNycCou1 chromosome X, mNycCou1.pri, whole genome shotgun sequence encodes these proteins:
- the PDZD11 gene encoding PDZ domain-containing protein 11 isoform X2 has protein sequence MDSRIPYDDYPVVFLPAYENPPAWIPPHERVYHPDYNNELTQFLPRIVTLKKPPGAQVIPDSDAHRAGLQEGDQVLAVNDVDFQDIEHSKAVEILKTAREISMRVRFFPYNYHRQKERTVH, from the exons ATGGACAGCCGGATTCCTTATGATGACTACCCGGTGGTTTTCCTGCCTGCTTATGAGAATCCCCCAGCATGGATTCCTCCTCATGAG AGGGTATACCACCCAGACTACAACAATGAGTTGACCCAGTTTCTTCCCCGAATTGTCACACTGAAGAAGCCTCCTGGAGCTCAG GTGATTCCTGACTCTGATGCACATCGAGCAGGACTTCAGGAAGGGGACCAAGTTCTAGCTGTGAATGACGTAGATTTCCAAGATATTGAACATAGCAAG GCTGTTGAGATCCTGAAGACAGCCCGTGAAATCAGCATGCGGGTCCGCTTCTTTCCCTACA aTTATCACCGCCAAAAAGAGAGGACTGTACACTAG
- the PDZD11 gene encoding PDZ domain-containing protein 11 isoform X1 — protein MDSRIPYDDYPVVFLPAYENPPAWIPPHERVYHPDYNNELTQFLPRIVTLKKPPGAQLGFNIRGGKASQLGIFISKVIPDSDAHRAGLQEGDQVLAVNDVDFQDIEHSKAVEILKTAREISMRVRFFPYNYHRQKERTVH, from the exons ATGGACAGCCGGATTCCTTATGATGACTACCCGGTGGTTTTCCTGCCTGCTTATGAGAATCCCCCAGCATGGATTCCTCCTCATGAG AGGGTATACCACCCAGACTACAACAATGAGTTGACCCAGTTTCTTCCCCGAATTGTCACACTGAAGAAGCCTCCTGGAGCTCAG TTGGGATTTAATATCCGAGGAGGAAAGGCCTCCCAGCTAGGCATCTTCATCTCCAAG GTGATTCCTGACTCTGATGCACATCGAGCAGGACTTCAGGAAGGGGACCAAGTTCTAGCTGTGAATGACGTAGATTTCCAAGATATTGAACATAGCAAG GCTGTTGAGATCCTGAAGACAGCCCGTGAAATCAGCATGCGGGTCCGCTTCTTTCCCTACA aTTATCACCGCCAAAAAGAGAGGACTGTACACTAG
- the LOC128578351 gene encoding 60S ribosomal protein L29-like has translation MAKSKNQTTHNQSRKWHRNGIKKPRSQRYESLKGVDPKFLRNMRFAKKHNKKGLKKMQANNAKAVSARAEAIKALIKPKEVKTKIPKGASHKLSQLAYIAHPKLGKRARACIAKDLRLCWPKAKVKDQTKAQSAASSAAPASVPAQAPKGAQAPMKAPE, from the coding sequence ATGGCCAAGTCCAAGAACCAGACCACACACAACCAGTCTCGAAAATGGCACAGAAATGGCATCAAGAAACCCCGATCACAAAGATATGAATCTCTTAAGGGGGTAGATCCCAAGTTCCTGAGGAACATGCGCTTTGCCAAGAAGCACAACAAGAAGGGCCTGAAGAAGATGCAGGCCAACAATGCCAAGGCCGTGAGTGCACGTGCTGAAGCTATAAAGGCCCTTATAAAGCCCAAGGAGGTTAAGACCAAGATTCCAAAGGGTGCCAGCCATAAACTCAGTCAACTTGCCTACATCGCCCACCCCAAGCTTGGGAAGCGTGCTCGTGCATGCATTGCCAAGGATCTCAGGCTCTGCTGGCCAAAGGCTAAGGTCAAGGATCAGACAAAGGCCCAATCCGCTGCTTCATCTGCAGCTCCAGCTTCAGTTCCAGCTCAGGCTCCCAAAGGTGCCCAGGCCCCCATGAAGGCTCCAGAGTAG